The genomic stretch CGGGAATGAGACGCGGGGACGGTTGGCTATGCGGGCACTGTCCTTCAGTCGGCGGTGTTGGGGCCCACCAGCCGCGGGCGGTCGTCTCCCCGGTTGCCTTGCGCGCGTCTGCGGAGCGAGTCACGCCAGCTCGGCGTCAGCAAGGGACACTCCGCCATCAGCGCGGCGTCCTCCGGCGCGTGGCCGTGCATGGCGTGGTTGGCGAAGGCGACGGTGAAGGTGGGAAAGGGCCGCTCGAGCAGTTCCACCGCGTCGCCTTCCTGGACGGGCCCTTCCTCCAGCACGCGGTAGTACCAGCCGGTGCGCCCGGTCTGCTGAATCAGCAGCGACAAGTCCCGTTGTCCCCAGCGGCGCGCGGGCTTCCAGCAGGGCTGGCGAGGTTGGGATACCTGCACCCGTGCGCCGCCCACGCGCAGCACGTCTCCGATGCAGACATCCGCTTCCGTGCCCTGGGAGAGCACCCAGTTCTCACCGAAGGCGCCCGCGCCGACGTCGTCTCGCGCCAGACGTTCGCGCCAGAAGTCGTAGTGCGTGATGGGATAGGCGAGGACTGCCTTCTCCGGGCCGCCGTGGACCTTGCGGTCCGCCTGGCCATCTCCAGCGAGCCCCATGCGCGACAGCCACACCGGCTCTGTCACCGGCTCCTTGAAGATGGCGCTGGTCCAGGGCCGCTCCAGCGGCGAGGCGGCACCGGCCACGCCGAGCTCCCGGGGCATGCCCACTCGCAGCGACAACAAGCGCGTCACGAGGGTCTCCATGCCCGCGGGACAAAGCAGGCGCGGACGCGCCTGTCCAGCATGGCAACGCCCCATCAGCGGCACCGCGAGGCCCGCGGCGCCGGATGGGGCGCTGCTTCAGGGTGACGCCGCGAGGGCTAGAAGCCGGTGCCGCCGTCGTTGATGACGCCGGAGG from Myxococcus xanthus encodes the following:
- a CDS encoding MOSC domain-containing protein; amino-acid sequence: MTRLLSLRVGMPRELGVAGAASPLERPWTSAIFKEPVTEPVWLSRMGLAGDGQADRKVHGGPEKAVLAYPITHYDFWRERLARDDVGAGAFGENWVLSQGTEADVCIGDVLRVGGARVQVSQPRQPCWKPARRWGQRDLSLLIQQTGRTGWYYRVLEEGPVQEGDAVELLERPFPTFTVAFANHAMHGHAPEDAALMAECPLLTPSWRDSLRRRAQGNRGDDRPRLVGPNTAD